The following coding sequences are from one Ornithodoros turicata isolate Travis chromosome 1, ASM3712646v1, whole genome shotgun sequence window:
- the LOC135380818 gene encoding uncharacterized protein LOC135380818, whose product MATPQSNPAVPHGLESPQPATSSPGLNAVSIKIPPFWHADHILRFANIEAQFILRGITAQLTKFYHVIGALGPDEAAEVRDIITVPPADHPYGALKTALTRRTAASEQECIKQLLTAEVLGDRKPSQLLCRMQQLLSDRASALDDSILRKLFLQRLPNTVRMILTTSTVASLEALAEMADKIMDIAPPAISAVSPQPHAVSPPSTTPTMSDFQTLRNAVVRLTAMVSSLRFNRRPRTPRNRSPHRSSGRRSPSNRSPSPNPGECWYHQAFGASARNCQPTCTHTGNGSVSN is encoded by the coding sequence ATGGCCACTCCGCAGTCCAACCCTGCTGTACCTCACGGGCTGGAATCCCCCCAACCAGCAACGTCATCGCCGGGCCTTAACGCAGTCTCCATCAAGATCCCCCCGTTCTGGCACGCTGACCACATTCTTCGATTCGCTAACATTGAGGCGCAATTTATCCTCCGAGGTATTACCGCCCAGCTAACCAAATTTTATCATGTTATCGGCGCCCTCGGACCTGATGAAGCAGCGGAGGTGCGTGACATTATCACCGTACCCCCTGCAGACCACCCGTATGGCGCCCTCAAGACTGCTCTGACCCGGCGCACCGCCGCGTCTGAACAGGAGTGCATAAAGCAACTCCTGACCGCTGAGGTCCTCGGCGACAGAAAGCCATCTCAACTACTCTGCCGAATGCAACAACTCTTAAGCGACCGTGCTTCCGCACTAGACGATTCTATCTTGCGCAAGCTGTTTTTGCAGCGGCTCCCGAACACTGTGCGAATGATTCTGACGACCTCCACCGTAGCCTCCCTTGAAGCATTGGCCGAGATGGCTGACAAGATAATGGACATCGCACCGCCAGCCATTTCTGCTGTATCACCGCAACCGCACGCGGTTTCCCCACCTTCGACCACTCCCACGATGTCGGACTTCCAGACCCTCCGTAACGCGGTCGTGCGGCTGACCGCCATGGTTTCAAGTTTACGCTTCAACCGCCGCCCCAGAACACCCAGGAACCGTAGCCCTCACCGAAGCAGTGGGCGCCGCAGCCCCTCCAACCGTTCGCCGTCCCCCAACCCAGGCGAATGCTGGTACCACCAGGCTTTCGGAGCCAGTGCACGCAACTGCCAGCCTACCTGCACCCATACGGGAAACGGGAGCGTCAGCAACTGA